A genome region from Thermomonospora amylolytica includes the following:
- a CDS encoding acyltransferase family protein — protein MRVKSEQSATFGGNRFTAAAELAARTPADRDRYVDFLRVGSLAVVVLGHWLMAVPLTGPDGSVRAGNALAVMPSLQPLTWLLQVMPVFFFVGGFSHATALRRGPRYGEFVRARAARLLVPTAVFAAVWLAAALLVELAGRDEGVLRLATRVVAQPLWFVGVYLAMVAFAPPMWRLHRSYGAAVPVALGVGVVAVDLLRFGYGVTAVAPLNLLLVWLAVHQLGFCHADGRLGRRVSAALAGCGLTAMLALIAWGPYPLSMVGMPGAPVSNMSPPTLALFTHALWLIGLTMLLRGPAARMLARPRVWIGVIAANGLAMTAFLWHLTALFLLCAVQFGLGLPRPAVGEPAWWLSRPLWLALLAAATAGLVALFRRADRPRRPAPRSHGPLRDVAGITLCVLGVLGLSAVGFGGTLAGRTATLVVLPVSPALCLGLLAAGAALLGLLGGPSAGALGRDRRDATH, from the coding sequence ATGCGCGTCAAGTCCGAACAGTCGGCAACCTTCGGCGGTAACCGATTTACCGCGGCGGCGGAACTGGCCGCCCGTACGCCCGCGGACCGCGATCGCTATGTCGATTTCCTCCGGGTCGGCTCGCTGGCCGTGGTGGTGCTCGGTCACTGGCTGATGGCGGTGCCGCTGACCGGTCCCGACGGGTCCGTGCGGGCCGGGAACGCGCTGGCGGTGATGCCGTCGCTGCAGCCCCTCACCTGGCTGCTGCAGGTGATGCCGGTGTTCTTTTTCGTGGGCGGCTTCTCGCACGCCACGGCTCTGCGGCGCGGCCCGCGGTACGGCGAATTCGTCCGGGCGCGGGCGGCCCGGCTGCTGGTTCCGACCGCGGTGTTCGCCGCCGTCTGGCTGGCCGCCGCCCTGCTCGTCGAACTGGCCGGGCGCGACGAGGGGGTGCTCAGGCTGGCCACCCGGGTCGTCGCCCAGCCCCTGTGGTTCGTCGGCGTCTACCTGGCGATGGTGGCGTTCGCCCCGCCGATGTGGCGGCTGCACCGCTCGTACGGCGCGGCGGTGCCGGTGGCGCTCGGCGTGGGCGTGGTGGCCGTCGACCTGCTCAGGTTCGGGTACGGGGTCACCGCGGTCGCGCCGCTGAACCTGCTGCTGGTCTGGCTGGCGGTGCACCAGCTCGGGTTCTGCCACGCCGACGGGCGGCTGGGGCGGCGCGTCTCGGCGGCGCTGGCCGGATGCGGCCTCACCGCGATGCTCGCGCTGATCGCCTGGGGCCCGTACCCGCTGTCGATGGTGGGGATGCCGGGCGCGCCGGTCTCCAACATGTCCCCGCCGACCCTGGCGCTGTTCACCCACGCGCTGTGGCTGATCGGCCTGACCATGCTGCTGCGCGGCCCGGCCGCCCGGATGCTCGCCAGGCCCCGCGTCTGGATCGGGGTGATCGCCGCGAACGGGCTGGCGATGACCGCGTTCCTGTGGCACCTGACCGCGCTGTTCCTGCTGTGCGCCGTGCAGTTCGGGCTGGGCCTGCCGCGGCCCGCGGTGGGGGAGCCGGCCTGGTGGCTGTCCCGGCCGCTGTGGCTGGCGCTGCTGGCCGCGGCGACCGCCGGGCTGGTGGCGCTCTTCCGCCGGGCCGACCGCCCGCGACGGCCCGCTCCGCGCTCCCACGGGCCGCTGCGCGACGTCGCCGGGATCACGCTGTGCGTGCTGGGCGTGCTGGGACTCTCGGCGGTCGGGTTCGGCGGGACGCTCGCCGGGCGGACCGCGACACTGGTGGTCCTGCCGGTCAGCCCGGCGCTGTGCCTGGGCCTGCTGGCCGCGGGCGCCGCGCTGCTGGGCCTGCTCGGCGGCCCGTCCGCCGGGGCGCTCGGCCGCGACCGCCGGGACGCGACCCACTAA
- a CDS encoding polyprenyl synthetase family protein — MSAGRVRKEIDDALLAFVDRQRPGVLEISGDLAPLLSALDALLAGGKRLRPAFCYWGWRAAGGEDIEASRGIAAAAASLELLQASALIHDDVMDASDTRRGQPSVHRRFEAAHREQGWRGAAGSFGEGAAILLGDLCLAWSAEMFDASGLDAESLRRGRRVFDVMRTEVICGQYLDMLESARATGRVEAALTVVEYKSAKYTIERPLHMGAELAGGDPRVVAGLRAYGLPLGIAFQLRDDVLGVFGDPAETGKPAGDDLREGKRTVLIAFALERATPAQADLIERRLGDPGLDSAGVDELRSVIEETGALTACEKLIDQYTDQARAALDAAPVAPDARSALVDLAVAATARKV; from the coding sequence ATGTCCGCTGGCCGTGTACGCAAGGAGATCGACGACGCCCTGCTGGCGTTCGTCGACCGGCAGCGCCCGGGGGTGCTGGAGATCAGCGGCGACCTGGCCCCGCTGCTGTCGGCGCTGGACGCGCTGCTGGCCGGCGGCAAACGGCTGCGGCCGGCGTTCTGCTACTGGGGCTGGCGGGCGGCCGGCGGCGAGGACATCGAGGCCTCCCGGGGCATCGCCGCCGCCGCCGCGTCCCTGGAGCTGCTGCAGGCCAGCGCGCTGATCCACGACGACGTGATGGACGCCAGCGACACCCGCCGCGGCCAGCCCTCGGTGCACCGCCGGTTCGAGGCGGCGCACCGCGAGCAGGGCTGGCGGGGCGCCGCCGGGTCGTTCGGCGAGGGCGCCGCGATCCTGCTCGGCGACCTGTGCCTGGCCTGGTCGGCGGAGATGTTCGACGCCAGTGGGCTGGACGCCGAGTCGCTGCGCCGCGGCCGCCGGGTGTTCGACGTGATGCGCACCGAGGTGATCTGCGGCCAGTACCTGGACATGCTGGAGAGCGCGCGGGCCACCGGCCGGGTGGAGGCGGCGCTGACGGTGGTGGAGTACAAGTCCGCCAAGTACACCATCGAACGCCCGCTGCACATGGGCGCCGAGCTGGCCGGCGGCGACCCCCGGGTGGTGGCCGGCCTGCGCGCCTACGGCCTGCCGCTGGGCATCGCCTTCCAGCTCCGCGACGACGTGCTCGGGGTGTTCGGCGACCCCGCCGAGACCGGCAAGCCCGCCGGCGACGACCTGCGCGAGGGCAAGCGCACCGTGCTGATCGCCTTCGCCCTGGAACGCGCCACCCCCGCCCAGGCCGACCTGATCGAACGCCGTCTGGGCGATCCCGGGCTGGACTCCGCCGGAGTGGACGAGCTGCGCTCCGTCATCGAGGAGACCGGCGCCCTGACCGCCTGCGAGAAGCTGATCGACCAGTACACCGACCAGGCCCGCGCCGCCCTGGACGCCGCTCCCGTCGCCCCCGACGCCCGCTCCGCCCTGGTCGACCTCGCCGTGGCCGCCACCGCCCGGAAGGTCTGA
- a CDS encoding arsenate reductase family protein — MEIWHNPRCSKSRAAKAALDEAGVTYTERRYLDDPPTAAELEEVLTAIGAEPWEVARLNEPVAKELGLKDLERDRRRWIELMAEHPVLIQRPIIVTGGRAVVARDDDAVRSALDSS, encoded by the coding sequence ATGGAGATCTGGCACAACCCGCGCTGCTCCAAGAGCCGCGCCGCCAAGGCCGCCCTCGACGAGGCGGGCGTGACCTACACCGAACGCCGCTACCTGGACGATCCGCCGACCGCGGCGGAGCTGGAGGAGGTGCTGACCGCCATCGGCGCCGAGCCCTGGGAGGTCGCCCGGCTGAACGAGCCCGTCGCCAAGGAGCTCGGCCTGAAGGACCTGGAGCGCGACCGCAGGCGGTGGATCGAGCTGATGGCAGAGCACCCGGTGCTCATCCAGCGGCCGATCATCGTCACCGGCGGCCGGGCGGTGGTGGCGCGGGACGACGACGCGGTCCGCAGCGCCCTCGACAGCTCCTGA
- a CDS encoding GNAT family N-acetyltransferase: MNDPDPAKLREVDRRGFTRRLDPILDIYTAAMSPPADQLPGRRAIMERHARYPRFRALLAETRRPFRRGGTIQGFAYGFHGAPGQWWHDIVHQALTERGGPAHAEEWLGDSFEVAELHVHPAYQGHGTGRALLVTLCAGRPERTVVLSTLDRRPDTPARRLYRSVGMVDLLTDFAFPGGGPRYAVMGARLPLGGSAGE, encoded by the coding sequence GTGAACGACCCTGATCCCGCCAAGCTTCGCGAGGTGGACCGGCGGGGATTCACCCGGCGGCTCGACCCGATCCTGGACATCTACACCGCGGCGATGAGCCCGCCCGCCGACCAGTTGCCCGGCCGGCGGGCCATCATGGAGCGGCACGCCCGGTATCCGCGGTTCCGGGCGCTGCTGGCCGAGACGCGCCGCCCGTTCCGGCGCGGCGGAACGATCCAGGGGTTCGCCTACGGCTTCCACGGGGCGCCCGGCCAGTGGTGGCACGACATCGTGCACCAGGCGCTCACCGAGCGGGGCGGGCCCGCGCACGCCGAGGAGTGGCTGGGCGACAGCTTCGAGGTCGCCGAGCTGCACGTGCATCCGGCGTATCAGGGGCACGGGACGGGCCGGGCGCTGCTCGTCACCCTGTGCGCGGGCCGGCCGGAGCGGACCGTGGTGCTGTCCACGCTGGACCGCAGGCCGGACACGCCAGCCCGGCGGCTGTACCGGTCGGTGGGCATGGTCGACCTGCTGACGGACTTCGCGTTCCCCGGCGGGGGGCCGCGCTACGCGGTGATGGGGGCGCGGCTCCCGCTGGGCGGCTCAGCCGGCGAGTGA
- a CDS encoding serine/threonine-protein kinase, whose amino-acid sequence MLPETVPLGPGDPRRLGGYTLLGRLGEGGQGVAYLGRGRDGELVTVKLLHGGRAAGPRARSRFAKEAEAARQVAGPHTARVLAARVTGDRPYIVSEYVRGPSLQQVVTERGPLPEDRLQRVALRTARALAAIHRAGVVHRDFKPGNVLLAKGGAKVIDFGIARILDSTAITTGPVGTPAYMAPEQIEDEPVGPPADVFAWGATMVFAATGRPPFGTGPNAAVMRRVASRPPDLGDLRGPLRELVLACLDKNPAARPTAPQLVRALREGRPPAPKPRPDRIPRYRWRMMVALAVVVAAGFTIGVLLPGG is encoded by the coding sequence GTGCTGCCGGAGACGGTTCCGCTGGGTCCCGGCGACCCGCGTCGGCTGGGCGGTTACACGCTGCTCGGACGGCTGGGCGAGGGCGGGCAGGGGGTCGCCTACCTCGGGCGGGGCCGGGACGGCGAGCTGGTCACGGTGAAGCTGCTGCACGGCGGGCGGGCGGCCGGACCGCGGGCGCGCAGCCGGTTCGCCAAGGAGGCGGAGGCGGCGCGGCAGGTGGCCGGGCCGCACACGGCGCGGGTGCTGGCCGCCCGGGTGACCGGGGACCGGCCGTACATCGTCAGCGAGTACGTGCGGGGGCCGTCGCTGCAGCAGGTGGTGACCGAGCGCGGGCCGCTGCCGGAGGATCGGCTGCAGCGGGTGGCGCTGCGGACGGCGCGGGCGCTGGCGGCGATCCACCGCGCGGGGGTGGTGCACCGCGACTTCAAGCCGGGGAACGTGCTGCTGGCCAAGGGCGGGGCCAAGGTGATCGACTTCGGCATCGCCCGGATCCTGGACAGCACCGCGATCACCACCGGGCCGGTCGGCACCCCCGCCTACATGGCCCCCGAGCAGATCGAGGACGAGCCGGTGGGGCCGCCCGCCGACGTGTTCGCCTGGGGCGCGACCATGGTGTTCGCCGCGACCGGGCGCCCGCCGTTCGGCACCGGGCCGAACGCGGCGGTGATGCGCCGGGTCGCCTCCCGCCCGCCGGACCTGGGCGACCTGCGCGGGCCGCTGCGCGAGCTGGTGCTGGCCTGCCTGGACAAGAACCCCGCCGCCCGGCCCACCGCGCCGCAGCTGGTGCGGGCGCTGCGGGAGGGCCGCCCGCCGGCGCCCAAGCCGCGGCCGGACCGGATCCCGCGCTACCGGTGGCGGATGATGGTGGCGCTGGCCGTGGTGGTGGCGGCGGGCTTCACGATCGGGGTGCTGCTGCCCGGCGGCTGA
- the thiE gene encoding thiamine phosphate synthase, with amino-acid sequence MSRHLLSERAVALRTRLDRARLYLCTDARERQGDLPEFLDAVLAAGVDIVQLRQKGLEARQEMEYLEVFRDACDRHGALLAVNDRADVAYAVGADVLHLGQDDLPVPHARRIVGEDVLIGRSTHSDEQAAAAAAQPGVDYFCAGPVWPTPTKPGRPAPGLKLLEYTAALRTGRPWFAIGGIDAGNLDQVLAAGARRVVVVRAITEAADPGAAAAELARRLRAAPPV; translated from the coding sequence TTGTCAAGGCACCTGCTGTCCGAACGCGCGGTCGCGCTGCGGACCCGGCTGGACCGGGCGCGCCTGTACCTGTGCACCGACGCCCGGGAACGGCAGGGCGACCTGCCGGAGTTCCTCGACGCCGTGCTCGCGGCGGGCGTGGACATCGTCCAGCTCCGCCAGAAGGGCCTGGAGGCCCGCCAGGAGATGGAGTACCTGGAGGTCTTCCGGGACGCCTGCGACCGGCACGGGGCGCTGCTGGCGGTCAACGACCGCGCCGACGTGGCCTACGCGGTCGGAGCGGACGTGCTGCACCTCGGCCAGGACGACCTGCCGGTGCCGCACGCCCGCCGGATCGTGGGGGAGGACGTGCTGATCGGCCGGTCCACCCACTCCGACGAGCAGGCCGCGGCGGCCGCCGCCCAGCCCGGCGTGGACTACTTCTGCGCCGGGCCGGTGTGGCCCACCCCCACCAAGCCGGGGCGGCCCGCGCCGGGCCTGAAGCTGCTGGAGTACACCGCCGCGCTGCGGACCGGCCGGCCCTGGTTCGCGATCGGCGGCATCGACGCCGGCAACCTCGACCAGGTGCTGGCGGCCGGCGCCCGCCGGGTGGTGGTGGTCCGGGCGATCACCGAGGCCGCCGACCCCGGGGCCGCCGCCGCCGAGCTGGCGCGCCGGCTCCGCGCGGCGCCGCCGGTGTGA
- a CDS encoding YbaK/EbsC family protein, with protein MHPNTEKVAAALRERGATGEIIELPEAAPTAEAAARQLGCPVGAIANSLVFDADGAPLLVLTSGAHRVDTAKVAELVGARRVRRATPEFVREATGQPIGGVAPVGHPAPIRTLVDTWLEEHETVWAAGGHPHTVFPTSYAELLRITGGTSADVGA; from the coding sequence ATGCATCCCAACACCGAGAAGGTGGCCGCCGCGCTCAGGGAACGCGGCGCCACCGGCGAGATCATCGAGCTGCCGGAGGCCGCCCCCACCGCCGAGGCCGCCGCGCGCCAGCTCGGCTGCCCGGTCGGGGCGATCGCCAACAGCCTGGTCTTCGACGCCGACGGCGCCCCGCTGCTGGTGCTGACCAGCGGGGCGCACCGGGTGGACACGGCCAAGGTCGCCGAGCTGGTGGGCGCGCGGCGGGTACGGCGGGCCACCCCCGAGTTCGTCCGCGAGGCCACCGGCCAGCCCATCGGCGGCGTCGCCCCGGTCGGGCACCCGGCCCCGATCCGCACGCTGGTGGACACCTGGCTGGAGGAGCACGAGACGGTGTGGGCGGCCGGCGGGCACCCGCACACCGTCTTCCCCACCTCGTACGCGGAGCTGCTGCGCATCACCGGCGGCACGTCCGCCGACGTGGGCGCCTGA
- a CDS encoding Rv2175c family DNA-binding protein, with protein sequence MQATVESSLDATTDALVGEWLTLQEAADRLGLNLKRTKQLIRDHKLLGVQRNGTVMVPAAFIRDGQVVKGLPGTLTLLSDAGYDSVETLRWLFTADDTLPGTPVQALLENRGTEIRRRAQALAF encoded by the coding sequence ATGCAAGCCACAGTTGAAAGCAGTCTCGACGCGACGACCGACGCTCTCGTCGGGGAATGGCTCACACTGCAGGAGGCCGCCGACCGGCTCGGCCTCAACCTCAAGCGCACCAAGCAGCTCATCCGCGACCACAAGCTGCTGGGGGTCCAGCGCAACGGGACCGTGATGGTGCCCGCGGCGTTCATCCGGGACGGGCAGGTGGTCAAGGGCCTTCCCGGCACCCTGACGCTGCTGTCGGACGCCGGCTATGACAGCGTGGAGACGCTTCGGTGGCTGTTCACCGCCGACGACACCCTCCCCGGCACCCCGGTGCAGGCCCTGCTGGAGAACCGGGGCACCGAGATCCGCCGCCGCGCCCAGGCGCTGGCGTTCTGA
- a CDS encoding NAD(P)/FAD-dependent oxidoreductase, protein MDRVIVVGGGLAGVRSVEALRAKGYEGELTLLSAEPHRPYDRPPLSKAVLLGDSDDTTVDADWAALRCELLLGERATGLAPAPAGGGTLRTTAGDLPFDGLVIATGATPVTLPGDGPQHVLRTIDDARRLRERLREGARIVIVGAGWIGAEVATAAAAKGCAVTVVEAADAPLANAIGTRIGAHTVPWYAEAGVTLRTGVKVAAVEHGGLALADGGRVDADEVVVGVGVRPELGWLEGSGVEIDGGVVVDESLRTNLPGVVAVGDCAAWWSRRYGRRMLVEHWDTALNAPEVAAAALLGQDAAYDAVPYFWSEQFGRMVQYAGHHPSAERLIYRGDPGADAQWAACWFTGDRLEAILTVDRPRDLVQARRIIAAGTPMDADAVADPAVPLRKAVIS, encoded by the coding sequence ATGGATCGCGTCATCGTGGTGGGCGGCGGGCTGGCCGGGGTCCGCTCGGTCGAGGCCCTGCGCGCCAAGGGGTACGAGGGGGAGCTCACGCTGCTGTCGGCGGAGCCGCACCGGCCCTATGACCGGCCGCCGCTGTCCAAGGCCGTCCTGCTGGGCGACAGCGACGACACCACGGTCGACGCCGACTGGGCCGCGCTGCGCTGCGAACTGCTGCTCGGCGAACGCGCCACCGGCCTGGCGCCCGCGCCCGCGGGCGGCGGCACGCTGCGCACGACGGCCGGGGACCTGCCGTTCGACGGGCTGGTCATCGCCACCGGGGCGACGCCGGTCACGCTGCCCGGCGACGGCCCCCAGCACGTGCTGCGCACCATCGACGACGCCCGGCGGCTGCGGGAGCGCCTGCGCGAGGGCGCGCGGATCGTGATCGTCGGGGCGGGCTGGATCGGCGCCGAGGTCGCCACCGCCGCCGCGGCCAAGGGCTGCGCCGTCACCGTGGTCGAGGCCGCCGACGCCCCGCTGGCCAACGCGATCGGGACGCGGATCGGCGCGCACACCGTCCCCTGGTACGCCGAGGCCGGGGTGACGCTGCGGACCGGCGTCAAGGTCGCGGCCGTCGAGCACGGCGGTCTGGCCCTCGCCGACGGCGGGCGCGTCGACGCCGACGAGGTCGTCGTCGGCGTGGGGGTGCGGCCCGAGCTCGGCTGGTTGGAGGGCTCCGGCGTCGAGATCGACGGCGGGGTGGTGGTCGACGAGTCGCTGCGCACCAACCTGCCCGGCGTCGTCGCGGTCGGCGACTGCGCCGCCTGGTGGTCGCGCCGGTACGGCCGGCGGATGCTGGTCGAGCACTGGGACACCGCGCTCAACGCCCCCGAGGTCGCCGCGGCGGCCCTGCTCGGCCAGGACGCCGCGTACGACGCCGTCCCCTACTTCTGGTCCGAGCAGTTCGGCCGGATGGTGCAGTACGCCGGGCACCACCCGTCCGCCGAGCGCCTGATCTATCGCGGCGACCCCGGCGCCGACGCCCAGTGGGCCGCGTGCTGGTTCACCGGCGACCGGCTGGAGGCGATCCTGACCGTCGACCGGCCGCGCGATCTGGTGCAGGCCCGCAGGATCATCGCGGCCGGCACGCCGATGGACGCCGACGCGGTCGCCGACCCGGCCGTTCCGCTGCGCAAAGCGGTGATCAGCTGA